In Spirobacillus cienkowskii, a genomic segment contains:
- a CDS encoding MFS transporter codes for MSKTNHYFPFLAFLVTFEFAVYMSNDMILPALIEVFKELNESQNLISLSLSVYLIGAVSLQLFIGPISDSIGRRPVFFAGGLIVLIGNLLGIFAQNSPVFFLARLLQGMGPCFISVVGYACVHELYRSKAAINVISWMTSITLFAPMIGPLFGSLVFSFFGWRYIFVSTFLLSFLSLIGIWFTMPETLSPYNSQKIQIYNIIKNYFNLLKNKNFIFGTLSYGLAFGAIMVWISSSPLVLMKIFQLDINQFSIIQIPVFLSFIIGTFLLRFITKFKDPIFCIVLYAVH; via the coding sequence ATGAGTAAAACAAATCATTATTTCCCTTTTCTTGCATTTTTAGTCACCTTTGAGTTTGCGGTATACATGTCTAATGACATGATATTACCCGCACTCATTGAGGTATTTAAAGAGTTAAATGAATCACAAAATTTAATTTCACTGTCACTTTCTGTTTATTTAATTGGCGCAGTATCACTCCAATTATTTATAGGCCCTATTTCTGATAGCATTGGAAGAAGACCGGTATTTTTTGCTGGCGGTCTTATTGTGCTGATAGGAAATTTGCTTGGAATTTTTGCGCAAAATTCTCCTGTTTTTTTTCTCGCACGCCTGTTGCAAGGAATGGGGCCATGTTTTATTAGTGTTGTAGGATATGCCTGTGTTCATGAACTCTACCGTAGCAAAGCTGCGATAAATGTGATTTCTTGGATGACCTCTATCACACTCTTTGCACCGATGATTGGCCCCTTGTTTGGCAGTTTAGTTTTTTCTTTTTTTGGTTGGCGTTATATTTTTGTCTCTACATTTTTGTTATCTTTTTTATCTTTAATTGGTATTTGGTTTACAATGCCAGAAACTTTATCTCCATATAATAGTCAAAAAATACAAATCTATAATATAATTAAAAACTATTTTAATTTATTAAAAAATAAAAATTTCATCTTTGGTACTTTAAGTTACGGATTAGCGTTTGGTGCCATCATGGTTTGGATTTCAAGCTCGCCTTTAGTACTCATGAAAATTTTTCAATTAGATATCAACCAATTTAGTATAATACAAATTCCTGTTTTTTTATCTTTTATTATTGGCACATTTTTATTACGTTTTATTACAAAATTTAAAGATCCAATTTTTTGTATCGTATTATACGCCGTCCACTAA
- a CDS encoding IS630 family transposase, translating to MKKKFSKSGLYKFLQRTLIRRVVPRTKHIKNDPEKMAEWIKDLPNKINEIKVKNPGKKINIDFQDESRFGQMTIKAGIWSPFPIRPEFKTQMGYLNSWMYATANKDTGKYFGMILPNLNVENMQIFINEYSKTVPKNEHIIIILDGASAHKSKKLILPQNISFIFLPSFSPELNPIERLWSYFKRNHLSFKIYKDYEDLVQKCSSGWNQLTQKIVKSIMNSKPKASLC from the coding sequence ATTAAAAAAAAATTTAGTAAAAGTGGGTTATACAAGTTCCTTCAAAGAACATTAATAAGAAGAGTTGTTCCAAGAACAAAGCATATAAAAAATGATCCAGAAAAAATGGCCGAATGGATTAAAGATTTACCAAATAAAATTAATGAAATTAAAGTAAAAAATCCAGGAAAAAAAATAAACATAGATTTTCAAGATGAATCACGATTTGGACAAATGACAATAAAAGCTGGTATTTGGAGTCCTTTCCCAATCAGACCAGAATTTAAAACTCAAATGGGTTATTTAAACTCATGGATGTATGCTACTGCTAACAAAGATACGGGCAAATATTTTGGAATGATATTACCAAATTTAAATGTTGAAAACATGCAAATTTTTATCAATGAGTACTCCAAGACCGTACCTAAGAATGAGCATATTATTATTATACTAGATGGAGCTAGTGCACATAAAAGCAAAAAATTAATTTTACCCCAAAATATATCATTTATTTTTTTACCTTCATTTTCTCCAGAGTTAAATCCAATTGAAAGGTTATGGAGTTATTTTAAAAGGAATCACTTATCATTTAAAATTTATAAAGATTATGAAGATCTCGTTCAAAAATGCTCTAGTGGTTGGAATCAATTAACACAAAAAATTGTCAAGTCAATTATGAATTCAAAACCTAAGGCAAGCTTATGTTAA
- the glsA gene encoding glutaminase A, with translation MKKTFFKKVKWILTLGVVTAFSSSYALTQEEIQKGLKESYNSFKKLNTGKNASYIPDLAKVNPALFGIVIMTIDGKMYHIGDADAPFSIQSISKPLVYGLALKDNGRSVNLKLGLNATGQKFNSIHAIETTPSHVQNPMVNAGAIQATSFIKGKTSAEKWDRVLGFVRDLSDGKPYFGEAVYRSETSTNKRNQAISGLLNSYGMMASDPNDALERYTKACSIMINTKQLALIGATLANKGVNPITKKSILPAEYVNDVIAEMAVNGLYETSGEWWVNVGVPSKSGVGGGILAVIPNKFAIAVFSPPLDDAGNSVRAQKVIEYLSKAWKLHFLELK, from the coding sequence ATGAAAAAAACATTTTTTAAAAAAGTTAAATGGATCTTAACTTTGGGCGTTGTTACAGCATTTTCTAGTAGTTATGCTTTAACACAAGAAGAAATTCAAAAAGGACTTAAAGAAAGTTACAATAGTTTTAAAAAACTCAACACAGGAAAAAATGCAAGCTATATTCCAGATTTAGCAAAAGTTAACCCTGCTCTGTTTGGAATTGTAATTATGACTATAGATGGCAAAATGTACCATATTGGGGATGCCGACGCTCCATTTTCTATTCAATCGATCTCTAAACCACTCGTTTATGGATTGGCTTTAAAAGACAATGGGAGAAGCGTTAATCTTAAGTTAGGGCTCAATGCCACAGGGCAAAAATTTAACTCAATTCATGCAATCGAGACCACACCTAGCCACGTTCAAAATCCTATGGTGAATGCCGGTGCAATTCAAGCAACAAGCTTTATCAAAGGAAAAACAAGTGCTGAAAAATGGGATAGAGTTCTCGGGTTTGTTCGTGATCTCAGCGACGGCAAACCTTATTTTGGTGAAGCTGTTTATCGATCAGAGACATCGACCAATAAACGAAATCAAGCCATTTCTGGGCTTCTTAACTCTTATGGTATGATGGCCAGCGATCCTAATGATGCCCTAGAGCGTTACACAAAAGCATGCTCAATTATGATTAATACAAAACAACTTGCTCTCATTGGGGCTACTCTTGCTAACAAAGGAGTTAACCCAATTACAAAGAAAAGCATACTACCAGCAGAATACGTAAATGACGTGATTGCTGAAATGGCAGTCAATGGTTTGTATGAAACAAGCGGTGAATGGTGGGTTAACGTTGGTGTTCCTTCTAAAAGTGGTGTTGGTGGGGGAATTCTTGCCGTTATCCCAAATAAATTTGCGATTGCAGTTTTTTCACCACCGCTTGATGACGCTGGGAATAGCGTAAGGGCTCAAAAAGTGATAGAATATCTTTCAAAAGCTTGGAAACTCCACTTTTTGGAATTAAAGTAG
- a CDS encoding methyl-accepting chemotaxis protein, with protein sequence MLKKLSIKKKMVYWNILTIIIFILVLLFLCIDALDRLMLEKQSKIRSLTETATTIVQKYIKLEKDGEMTREEAMEAAAENIEAMRYDDGNYLFIDDYDQRQIVNPTRPENKGKLQETAPDMLAKLHDMMAKSSPGDYFYYKAKKPGTDVFLPKVSFTKPITEWKWYVGTGIYMDDVEAQKYKYIIELSIICALIFVFLSVISSLFSASITVPLAKLAASLLNSSNEMEQKSINLTKMSEDVGNSSKAQADSIQETAAAIAEVTSMIARTSKLTEQSDQLAHVIAEGTESGGQAVQRMVSSMEAIQESSQRLSDIETIIKQIESKTMVINEIVSKTELLSLNASIEAARAGEYGKGFAVVAEEVGNLANTSGKSSNEIRELLEKSRVSVQDVIQLTVQRVAEGQEKTKTVATTFEKITVDVNNINTQMQQITEATKEQEIGVKQIASAMARIDSSAINNLSNAEKSVKAASEVLEISKVLKDISKQTENIIFGESN encoded by the coding sequence ATGCTTAAAAAACTCAGTATTAAGAAAAAAATGGTTTATTGGAATATTCTAACAATTATCATTTTTATATTGGTACTGTTGTTTTTATGCATCGACGCCCTCGACCGTCTTATGCTAGAAAAACAAAGTAAAATTAGATCACTTACAGAAACAGCAACAACAATTGTACAAAAGTATATAAAACTTGAAAAAGACGGCGAAATGACTCGTGAAGAAGCGATGGAAGCCGCAGCAGAAAACATCGAAGCGATGAGATACGACGATGGAAATTATCTATTTATTGACGATTACGATCAACGACAAATTGTAAATCCTACCCGTCCAGAAAACAAAGGAAAACTGCAAGAAACAGCACCAGATATGCTGGCAAAGCTGCATGACATGATGGCAAAAAGCAGTCCTGGCGATTATTTTTATTACAAAGCCAAAAAACCTGGAACAGATGTATTTCTCCCAAAAGTCTCTTTTACCAAACCTATCACGGAATGGAAGTGGTATGTTGGAACTGGAATCTACATGGATGATGTGGAGGCACAAAAATATAAGTATATTATTGAGCTGTCTATAATCTGTGCATTAATTTTTGTCTTTTTATCAGTTATCTCCTCTTTATTTTCTGCGTCGATTACCGTTCCCTTAGCAAAACTCGCGGCGTCTCTTCTCAATTCTTCAAATGAAATGGAACAAAAATCAATTAACCTCACAAAAATGAGTGAAGATGTTGGCAATTCTTCAAAAGCACAAGCAGATTCTATTCAAGAAACTGCTGCGGCAATTGCCGAAGTGACAAGCATGATTGCAAGAACGTCTAAACTCACTGAGCAATCCGATCAATTGGCACACGTTATTGCCGAAGGAACCGAAAGCGGCGGGCAAGCAGTGCAAAGAATGGTCTCGTCTATGGAAGCCATTCAGGAATCAAGCCAACGGCTTTCTGATATTGAAACCATTATTAAACAAATCGAAAGCAAAACAATGGTTATCAATGAAATTGTGTCAAAAACAGAATTGCTTTCATTGAATGCCTCAATCGAAGCGGCACGAGCAGGGGAATATGGCAAAGGCTTTGCAGTGGTTGCAGAAGAAGTGGGCAATCTTGCAAACACAAGCGGTAAATCTTCTAACGAAATTAGAGAACTCCTAGAAAAAAGTCGCGTGAGCGTTCAAGATGTGATTCAGCTTACTGTGCAAAGGGTTGCAGAAGGTCAAGAAAAAACCAAAACTGTTGCAACAACTTTTGAAAAAATCACAGTTGATGTCAACAACATCAATACCCAAATGCAACAAATTACTGAAGCCACAAAAGAACAAGAAATTGGCGTCAAGCAAATTGCATCAGCAATGGCAAGAATTGACTCATCTGCAATAAATAACTTATCAAATGCAGAAAAATCTGTTAAAGCTGCCTCTGAGGTTTTAGAAATTAGTAAAGTACTTAAAGATATTTCTAAACAAACCGAAAATATAATCTTTGGTGAGTCAAATTAA
- a CDS encoding metallophosphoesterase, whose protein sequence is MDFFRVIVIIALFVFSYFYISRFLLIIFNNKKKKLIYLLLLLFFLLINFSFWGSFFYRNTYRSIPEYFIIFQWIGYCLLGVWLFSLTCFFITDFIFLIKKILNTLLIKFNVIKLKTEVDYKKRNFLHFISLGSVFILSGISFYNARKIPNVKKIFIPIGNLHQDLRNFNIVQLTDFHIGQTIGLEYVQNVVAAVNALNPDLIVITGDLVDGFVHQLQKETAPLAQLKAKYGVYYVTGNHEYYWDGPGWIAYMQSIGAMYLGNENKTIKVGRAHIVIAGLTDLQAERFYPEHKTDYKKSIEGVPAMADLKILLAHQPNSAFEAAKLNYFDLQISGHTHGGQMWPGTWLVNLIQYFKPGLTQYENMQVYVSRGTGYWGPPARLGAESEITHIYFKQA, encoded by the coding sequence ATGGATTTTTTTAGGGTCATTGTAATTATTGCATTGTTTGTTTTTTCATATTTTTATATCTCAAGATTTTTATTAATAATATTTAATAATAAAAAGAAAAAATTAATTTATTTGCTATTATTATTGTTTTTTTTACTGATAAATTTTTCTTTCTGGGGCTCATTTTTTTATCGAAATACATATCGCTCAATACCAGAATACTTTATTATTTTTCAATGGATAGGCTATTGTTTGTTAGGTGTTTGGCTTTTTTCTTTAACTTGTTTTTTTATAACAGATTTTATATTTTTAATAAAAAAAATACTGAATACTTTGCTGATTAAATTTAATGTTATAAAATTAAAAACTGAAGTTGATTATAAAAAAAGAAATTTTCTGCATTTTATTTCATTGGGAAGTGTATTTATTTTATCGGGAATTTCTTTTTATAATGCAAGAAAGATCCCAAATGTAAAGAAAATCTTTATTCCTATAGGTAATTTGCATCAAGATTTAAGAAATTTTAATATTGTGCAACTTACTGATTTTCACATTGGGCAAACAATAGGGCTAGAATATGTTCAAAATGTTGTTGCTGCGGTCAATGCGCTCAATCCAGATCTCATAGTGATTACTGGTGATCTTGTGGACGGTTTTGTGCATCAATTGCAAAAGGAAACTGCTCCATTAGCGCAGTTAAAAGCAAAATATGGTGTTTATTATGTTACAGGCAACCATGAATATTATTGGGATGGACCAGGATGGATAGCTTATATGCAATCTATTGGCGCAATGTATCTTGGAAACGAGAATAAAACAATTAAAGTTGGCAGAGCGCACATTGTTATTGCTGGATTAACCGATTTGCAGGCAGAGCGTTTTTATCCTGAACACAAAACCGATTACAAAAAATCAATTGAAGGAGTCCCAGCAATGGCTGATCTTAAAATTTTACTTGCGCATCAGCCAAATAGCGCTTTTGAGGCTGCAAAATTAAATTATTTTGATTTGCAGATTTCTGGGCATACGCATGGAGGACAAATGTGGCCTGGCACATGGCTTGTAAATTTGATTCAATATTTTAAACCAGGTTTAACACAATATGAAAATATGCAGGTTTATGTCAGTCGTGGGACGGGTTATTGGGGGCCGCCTGCGCGACTTGGTGCAGAGTCTGAAATCACTCATATTTATTTTAAGCAGGCTTAA
- a CDS encoding chemotaxis protein CheW, which translates to MENNEEKKSSNIVFYGTFFIDNNEIAVDANYIQEVVHFPKKFIKLPLSPKYLIGVFNLRGSIISIVNLSELLKFNEEQKEKNQKIAIINKNNEKVGITIDDTGEIIRLRNKDKEVFNYPDKSQIKLINAAIKLNDGERIIQVLDPFDLFNQENIPKVKKDSNTDQLNENQVKIKNISIKKCISFLLGHAKLAFDITKIDEVVKVMEIEKTKFVSKQCIGIITLRDKKIPIIDFAKYLNINDKKEEKSNENTILILKKDENKFGLLIDNLESIISYNEENLKQISEFIIKDKNFYKGCLVREDQDDVLILEQDKLFIKEEVSEITEGYSKLYNHNESDNEKKKVRKINLYITFKISNLFAINLKNITEIINKPKQYITPPGSHEFIKGMVNIRGEMVAIIDTNKYYQIDKTSNIEDEKILIIHLNEKKVGLIIDNPESILHIDENDKTLLPNYIIKNSHNNFHEDVKEIIGVSKETDDSIIVLDVERMINRLISKKIIENK; encoded by the coding sequence TTGGAAAATAATGAAGAAAAAAAATCAAGTAATATTGTTTTTTACGGAACATTTTTTATAGATAATAATGAAATTGCTGTGGATGCGAATTATATTCAAGAAGTCGTTCATTTTCCTAAAAAATTTATAAAACTTCCTTTATCACCCAAATACTTGATTGGAGTCTTTAATCTGAGAGGATCAATTATATCAATAGTTAATTTGTCAGAATTATTAAAATTTAATGAAGAACAAAAAGAAAAAAATCAAAAAATTGCAATTATTAATAAAAATAACGAAAAAGTAGGCATCACAATCGATGATACCGGTGAAATTATAAGACTCAGAAACAAAGATAAAGAAGTTTTTAATTATCCGGATAAGTCACAAATTAAACTCATTAATGCTGCAATAAAACTGAATGATGGAGAAAGAATAATACAAGTACTTGATCCTTTTGATTTATTCAATCAAGAAAATATTCCAAAAGTAAAAAAAGATTCCAATACCGATCAACTTAATGAAAATCAAGTAAAAATTAAAAATATCTCAATAAAAAAATGTATTTCATTTCTATTAGGGCATGCTAAACTGGCATTTGATATTACAAAAATTGATGAAGTTGTTAAAGTTATGGAAATTGAAAAAACAAAATTCGTTTCTAAACAGTGTATAGGAATAATTACTCTCAGAGATAAAAAAATTCCAATTATTGACTTTGCTAAATATTTGAATATAAATGACAAAAAAGAAGAAAAATCAAATGAAAATACAATTTTAATATTAAAAAAGGATGAAAATAAGTTTGGCTTACTAATTGACAATTTAGAAAGTATTATTTCTTATAATGAAGAAAATTTAAAACAAATTTCAGAGTTTATAATAAAAGATAAAAACTTTTATAAGGGCTGTTTGGTTAGAGAAGATCAAGATGATGTTTTAATTTTAGAACAAGATAAACTATTTATAAAAGAGGAAGTTTCTGAAATAACAGAAGGATATTCAAAATTATACAATCACAACGAAAGTGATAATGAAAAAAAGAAAGTAAGAAAAATAAATCTTTATATCACATTTAAAATTAGTAACTTATTTGCAATAAACCTTAAAAATATCACAGAAATAATTAACAAACCAAAACAATATATCACACCTCCTGGATCACATGAATTTATAAAAGGAATGGTAAACATAAGAGGAGAAATGGTTGCTATAATTGATACCAATAAATATTACCAGATAGATAAAACATCTAATATAGAAGATGAAAAAATACTCATTATTCATCTTAATGAAAAAAAAGTCGGATTAATAATAGATAATCCAGAAAGTATTTTGCATATTGATGAAAATGACAAAACTTTATTACCAAACTATATTATTAAAAACTCTCATAATAATTTTCATGAAGATGTTAAAGAAATAATTGGAGTTTCTAAAGAAACCGATGATTCTATTATTGTCCTAGATGTAGAAAGAATGATTAATAGACTTATTTCCAAAAAAATAATTGAAAATAAATAG
- a CDS encoding extracellular solute-binding protein — MYYFVLIFFLLTQTSRAAEFKPILNLLAPIGILSPKIISQFEEQTKTHIRVEFVGSRFEFESRLRAGLRSYDVVIADERVLQRLFLSRLLRSLNDEIVSLSSNNPSLPLQMRSRLNVDGRSYLTLLVDPMGIVFNKKKFPLKVEQPSWNWLISPDKIPFWRQRVYVSNIPKQQLLIALLATGKELSASSWFIPEPTMKWLQKLKLQSANIDYPLELAFLGNKIEAATVFRSDYLKIKKVVLDLKFVVPNDITYYDRLGIGIVSDTAQEVLAQNFIKFLYKNKNSLINNENYLLTNIVKYDGQDVKNWILYDDELPLSKRIENILNDFYKK, encoded by the coding sequence TTGTACTATTTTGTTTTGATTTTTTTCTTATTGACGCAAACGAGTAGAGCAGCAGAATTTAAACCTATCTTAAATTTGTTAGCGCCAATAGGAATTTTGTCGCCTAAAATTATTTCGCAATTTGAAGAACAAACAAAAACCCATATACGAGTTGAATTTGTTGGTAGCCGATTTGAATTTGAATCCAGATTGCGAGCGGGACTTAGAAGCTATGATGTTGTGATAGCCGATGAAAGGGTTCTTCAGAGATTGTTTTTATCAAGATTATTACGTTCATTAAATGATGAAATTGTTTCGTTAAGTAGTAATAACCCAAGCCTTCCATTGCAAATGCGTTCTCGTTTAAATGTTGATGGACGTTCCTATCTTACGTTATTGGTTGATCCGATGGGAATTGTTTTTAATAAAAAGAAATTCCCTCTAAAGGTGGAGCAACCATCATGGAATTGGTTAATATCTCCCGATAAAATACCTTTTTGGCGTCAAAGGGTTTACGTTTCTAATATCCCTAAACAACAACTACTTATTGCGCTACTAGCAACTGGAAAAGAATTATCGGCTTCATCTTGGTTTATACCTGAGCCAACCATGAAATGGTTACAAAAATTAAAGTTACAAAGTGCGAATATTGATTATCCTCTTGAATTGGCATTTTTAGGCAATAAAATTGAAGCAGCAACAGTATTTCGTTCGGATTACTTAAAGATTAAAAAAGTAGTACTTGATTTAAAATTTGTTGTACCAAATGATATAACATATTATGATCGATTAGGTATTGGTATTGTTTCTGATACTGCGCAAGAAGTTCTTGCCCAAAATTTTATAAAATTTTTATACAAAAATAAAAATAGTTTAATAAATAATGAAAACTATTTATTAACAAATATTGTAAAATATGATGGTCAAGATGTTAAAAATTGGATTTTATATGATGATGAATTACCCTTGTCTAAAAGAATTGAAAATATTTTAAACGATTTTTATAAAAAATAA
- a CDS encoding 30S ribosomal protein S1, with product MASLHSDISKKKINYNSLEWLDEDVDFLSQEDIPDGFAALFKAQEESQNVIKEGQVVKGRIIEIKDDSVVIDIGHKSAGEIPKNEFTTENGVFSLKVNDVVDVFVDVFEDDEGELVLSKDKADMLKAWDRISEAFEKDELVEGKIVGRVKGGLSVDIGVKAFLPGSQVDLRPVRNLEKLLGQVLHFKIIKFNKKRGNIVLSRRVLLEQDRERMRSETLKGLQVGSSMVGIVKNITDYGAFIDLGGIDGLLHITDMSWGRLNSPSEVLNVGDEINVKVLSFDPSSNRVSLGLKQLQNDPWVSVAEKYASAQRLRGKVVSLTDYGAFVELEPGVEGLIHVTEMTWNRRIKHPSKIVNIGDEVDVVVLAVDLENHRISLGMKQTEPNPWEIVTQKYQVNDVIRGKIRNITDFGIFVGIEEGVDGLIHVSDISYTERIKHPQDLFKKGDEVEAKVLQIDVENMRFSLGIKQLGEDPYEVAAKKLLPGTKGKGKVTRMAEFGAFVEIAPGVEGLVHTSELENPNIAIDADLDFVVLSVNYAERRFELSQKAATRGLDETHNKAIQAALNNEASPQNSFAEAFARAKATKDSN from the coding sequence ATGGCAAGTCTTCATTCTGATATTTCAAAGAAAAAAATCAATTACAATTCCCTAGAATGGCTTGACGAAGATGTCGACTTTTTATCTCAAGAAGACATTCCTGATGGTTTTGCTGCTCTTTTTAAAGCACAAGAAGAGTCACAAAATGTGATTAAAGAAGGTCAAGTTGTCAAAGGGCGCATTATTGAAATTAAAGATGATAGCGTTGTCATTGATATTGGCCACAAATCTGCGGGCGAAATTCCTAAAAATGAATTTACAACCGAAAATGGTGTATTTTCGCTTAAGGTTAATGATGTTGTTGACGTCTTTGTTGACGTTTTTGAAGACGATGAAGGCGAACTTGTTCTTTCAAAAGACAAAGCAGACATGCTTAAGGCTTGGGATCGTATCTCCGAAGCATTTGAAAAAGACGAACTTGTTGAAGGTAAAATTGTTGGCCGCGTAAAAGGCGGTTTGTCAGTTGATATTGGTGTAAAAGCATTTTTGCCAGGTTCACAAGTTGACCTCAGACCTGTTCGCAACCTTGAAAAACTTCTTGGTCAAGTTCTTCATTTTAAAATTATCAAATTTAACAAAAAACGTGGAAACATTGTATTATCTCGCCGCGTTTTACTTGAGCAAGACCGTGAGCGCATGCGCAGTGAAACCTTAAAAGGACTTCAAGTTGGCTCATCAATGGTTGGTATTGTTAAAAATATTACTGACTACGGTGCGTTTATTGATCTTGGCGGTATTGATGGATTGCTTCACATTACAGACATGTCATGGGGGCGCTTAAACAGTCCTTCAGAAGTTCTTAATGTTGGTGACGAAATTAACGTTAAAGTTCTGAGTTTTGACCCATCTAGCAACCGCGTTTCCCTTGGTCTTAAACAACTTCAAAACGACCCATGGGTTTCTGTTGCAGAAAAATATGCTTCTGCACAACGCCTACGCGGTAAAGTTGTGAGCCTCACAGACTACGGCGCATTTGTAGAGCTTGAACCAGGTGTTGAAGGACTTATCCATGTTACAGAAATGACTTGGAATCGCCGCATCAAACACCCAAGCAAAATTGTCAATATCGGAGACGAAGTCGACGTTGTTGTTCTTGCTGTTGATCTCGAAAACCACCGTATTTCTCTTGGCATGAAGCAAACTGAACCGAATCCTTGGGAAATTGTGACTCAAAAATACCAAGTGAACGATGTTATTCGTGGCAAAATCCGCAATATTACAGACTTTGGAATTTTTGTTGGCATTGAAGAAGGTGTTGATGGCCTTATCCATGTTTCAGATATTAGCTACACAGAGCGTATTAAACATCCTCAAGACCTTTTCAAAAAAGGTGACGAAGTTGAAGCAAAAGTGTTGCAAATTGACGTTGAAAACATGCGGTTTTCATTAGGAATTAAACAACTTGGCGAAGATCCTTATGAAGTTGCTGCAAAAAAACTTCTTCCAGGAACTAAAGGCAAGGGCAAAGTCACTCGTATGGCTGAATTTGGCGCATTTGTTGAAATTGCACCAGGAGTTGAAGGCTTGGTTCATACCAGTGAGCTTGAAAATCCAAATATCGCAATTGATGCAGACCTTGACTTTGTTGTACTTAGTGTAAACTATGCAGAACGTCGCTTTGAATTGTCTCAAAAAGCAGCCACTCGTGGTCTTGATGAGACACACAACAAAGCAATTCAAGCTGCTTTAAATAACGAAGCATCGCCACAAAATAGCTTTGCCGAAGCATTTGCAAGAGCAAAAGCAACAAAAGATAGCAACTAA
- the sppA gene encoding signal peptide peptidase SppA: MSSKFDENQTPSSGRFRTVINFLKTVFATIGAISVTLFILFILTIGFALYSFSSGIKSISSFNKPLSKLGPSFVVPTTNLPYIAGIQLNGEINTTMSTLIIEKLETAKNDKNAIGILLEVNSPGGSVVASQEIYDSIKSINTQKPVVAYVRDMAASGAYYSSASAAKIIANRGSLIGSIGVIMNGFEADKLLQFLKINPVVIKTGSLKDTGSPARPMTEKDKQYLQELIEETRIQFVDDIKSARKTTDSAMKYMSDGRVILAPQALNLKLIDAIGTKSQAATEVATLAKQSITPQVIYYDDLQSFSDFLSLKMANQLSILTKEVLSERYSISKQQSLKIPTAEY, translated from the coding sequence ATGAGCTCAAAATTTGATGAAAACCAAACACCTTCTTCAGGCCGTTTTCGTACAGTAATCAATTTTTTAAAAACAGTATTTGCAACAATTGGTGCTATATCTGTAACACTATTTATTTTATTTATACTCACAATTGGCTTTGCTTTATACTCTTTTTCATCAGGAATAAAATCAATTTCCTCTTTTAACAAACCACTTTCAAAACTGGGGCCTTCTTTTGTTGTTCCAACAACAAATTTACCTTACATTGCTGGCATTCAATTAAATGGCGAAATCAATACAACAATGTCTACATTAATAATTGAAAAACTTGAAACAGCAAAAAATGATAAAAATGCAATAGGAATTTTATTAGAAGTGAATAGCCCTGGCGGCTCTGTTGTGGCAAGCCAAGAAATTTATGACTCAATCAAAAGCATCAATACTCAAAAACCTGTTGTGGCATATGTCAGAGATATGGCTGCAAGTGGTGCTTATTACTCAAGTGCCTCGGCTGCAAAAATCATTGCAAATAGAGGAAGTTTGATTGGGAGTATTGGAGTTATCATGAATGGGTTTGAAGCAGACAAATTGCTTCAATTTTTAAAAATCAATCCCGTAGTCATTAAAACTGGCTCTCTTAAAGATACCGGATCCCCTGCCCGCCCTATGACAGAAAAAGATAAGCAATATTTACAAGAACTTATTGAAGAAACGCGAATTCAGTTTGTAGATGATATTAAATCTGCTCGCAAAACAACAGACAGCGCCATGAAATACATGTCTGATGGGCGCGTTATTCTTGCGCCACAAGCGTTAAATTTAAAACTGATTGATGCCATAGGAACAAAAAGTCAAGCAGCCACTGAAGTTGCAACACTCGCAAAGCAAAGCATAACTCCTCAAGTGATATATTACGATGATTTACAAAGTTTTTCTGATTTTCTTTCTCTCAAAATGGCAAATCAACTCTCAATTTTAACAAAAGAAGTTTTGAGCGAACGGTACTCGATTTCAAAGCAACAATCGTTAAAAATACCAACTGCAGAATATTAA
- a CDS encoding YggT family protein encodes MILIEIFFKIAYYLLYFYMLTLIISGVLSLVGANPLNPIVGFLNAITLPPCRYITRKFPRLLVRSQQGYYDLSPVVLILSIGSLMIAIQTIAAHLGFYV; translated from the coding sequence ATGATACTCATTGAAATTTTTTTTAAAATCGCATATTATCTTTTATATTTCTATATGTTAACTCTAATTATTTCTGGGGTTTTAAGTTTGGTGGGAGCAAATCCGCTAAATCCTATTGTCGGTTTTTTAAATGCAATCACTCTTCCTCCGTGTCGTTATATAACACGAAAATTTCCGCGACTTTTAGTGAGAAGTCAACAGGGGTATTATGATCTGTCACCTGTTGTCCTAATTTTGTCGATTGGAAGTTTAATGATTGCGATTCAAACGATTGCAGCGCATCTTGGTTTTTATGTTTAA